A section of the Pseudovibrio sp. M1P-2-3 genome encodes:
- a CDS encoding protein-L-isoaspartate O-methyltransferase family protein: MVDYAQLRTKMVDNQLRTNDITDLRILGAMGEVAREHFVPEDKRSLAYIDEDLPVLDDGSRKSAKPHIFGKMVQLAAFAKDDVVLVVGASSGYGVSVISKLCDSVVGIEQDAKLVEIASRNLVETGIENAAVVEATHKLGYPAEAPYDVIFVDGAVEEISSELFEQLKDGGRLVAVEGLGGAGVANLYQKSAGTVSSRFGFNANAPHLPGFEQELEFKF; this comes from the coding sequence ATGGTTGACTACGCACAGCTCCGCACGAAAATGGTTGATAACCAGTTGCGGACCAATGATATCACGGACCTGAGAATTCTTGGTGCCATGGGAGAGGTTGCTCGCGAGCATTTCGTTCCCGAAGATAAGCGCTCTTTGGCCTATATCGATGAGGATCTGCCTGTTTTGGATGATGGCTCGCGCAAGAGCGCCAAGCCGCATATCTTTGGCAAGATGGTCCAGTTGGCTGCATTTGCCAAGGATGATGTGGTTCTTGTTGTCGGTGCATCCAGTGGATATGGTGTTTCTGTAATTTCCAAACTGTGCGACTCGGTTGTCGGGATTGAGCAGGATGCGAAGCTTGTGGAGATTGCGAGCCGGAATCTTGTGGAGACAGGTATAGAAAATGCTGCCGTGGTCGAGGCTACCCACAAACTTGGCTATCCGGCTGAAGCCCCATACGACGTGATTTTTGTAGATGGTGCCGTGGAAGAGATTTCCTCGGAGCTGTTTGAACAGCTGAAAGATGGTGGTCGTCTTGTTGCTGTTGAAGGTCTTGGCGGGGCAGGGGTTGCCAACCTTTACCAAAAAAGTGCGGGAACAGTATCATCACGCTTTGGTTTTAATGCAAATGCGCCGCACCTGCCGGGATTCGAGCAGGAACTGGAATTTAAATTCTAG
- a CDS encoding non-ribosomal peptide synthetase: MSYQQERLWFLDQFDKNAGTAYHVEPIFHLKGNLDLRALEKALLKLVVRHESLRTVFIAGEDGVPHQKIISPTTANFSLEIQEDFSGNKEGIKARISGLLARPIDLETGPVFRATVIKLFDGSHLLIIGGHHIILDGWSLDVLYSELEALYEEELGGQKANILDLPMHYADYAVWQRRTYSGKEIKQDIEWWKEELQGLPSTINLPVDRQRPSAMNYQGGAVPISIPTEIIEEAKKLSQRADATLFMVIETVFAVLLSRLGAGDDFVLGTAVAGRSQTDLERLCGFFVNTVALRQRINLDRTVFQQLQLNREITLDAFSHSEIPFEAIVDAIAPDRSMGHAPIIQVLCVLQNTPEGEGDIRLRDLSACAYRETPVEKIKFELCLELTETVEGLIGELTYSSQLFNASTAQHIGSMFENFFAAMVSSTQTELWELPLLGEEEIELVTSTFNIAKMDQAPAANITSLLVKQAHMRPDSIALLEGEKSLTYAQLDEDSDHLAQYLLGLAVGPEMVVGVCLQRSVDLITTLFALFKIGGGYMPLDPDYPAERLNFMVSDVAAKVIVTASPFIEKLRPAIKGLNTTFICLDAPEVSFKISSNYAFVPAHQKPIVSPDNLAYVIYTSGSTGRPKGVAVNHQCAVQLAKFQGEDFLGGKALRVGWFASIGFDASISEVLMTFWCGGSLITIPNEVRNSGRDVIEFIDSHRIEAITLPPLFLKDIVKAKPSGLECLVNAGDIAPPDASKQAAELFDYINAYGPTENTVCATRFRVPQDFVGGSVPIGSPISGTEAYVVDEHLQLLPLGVLGELVVGGLQVSRGYVGRSGLTAERFIADPFSGRAGARLYKTGDLVRWLDNGDLQYVGRSDFHVKIRGYRIELGEIEQALTSQPQVKQALVVVHTRTGSEQYQYLVAYYVPSDPACDGADFDDTLRKVLSSTLPEYMVPSVFIKLMALPLTVSGKLDRKALPDPETALSKEAYVAPKNDLERQLCNIWMQVLGLKRISVNTGFFKIGGNSIQAIRLVTRINQELGHQLTVAAIFEHRTIAALAEALGHTSRAQLVIPKAAEKAQYPLSFAQERLWFIDQYEGGISAYHSPRLFRLSETVNCTALKVSLAAIVARHEALHSHFIKDADGTYYQKVCQAPFLVNEHFLEETEWEDALKGAIYQTFDLEREPPIRATIYTVGEQAYLLVVLHHVAFDGWSSQVLLNDLALFYHHYVHGAPLKLLKLTIQYKDFAVWQRGYLSGERLHTQLTYWKERLAGYETLAFPTDFPRPAQFDYKGDAVTFALDAGLSTKLRALAKARRVSLDTLLRSAYAVLLSRTSGQSDIVFGAATANRHYPQVENLIGFFVNTLALRVQVAGRQSFSDLLQTVHLYLSEAQHYQDIPFELLVSALEVERDRSRHPIFQHSFSLQSFPGKQIEGVEPVSLYDTFKRALFDLSLFMDASLEAITGRIEYATSLFTQARIKRFTEHFKILLTGIVAAPELPVSDYTLLPSREYDLVVRDWNQTHAQYPKDKTLTDLFEAQVLRTPERIAVAFEDEALTYLELNARANQLAHAICRDYQAHAGEPLRPDTLIALFLERGLGNVVSILAVLKAGGAYLPIDPDYPKARACFMLTDSRVPLLLTQLCHAPKLRVWIEEMSKPPRIIAIDDKHALEECCCANLGLISGPQNLAYVIYTSGTTGKPKGVMVAQQSVINLAQNETSTLGLVGNDHVLQYASFGFDASVSELFAPLVTGSSLYICPKVLQAENIKFSEYLVNNKITLATVPPQLLKVLSHREIPELKTLVIAGEACELSVMKFWSKGRTLINAYGPTESTVCASRHPYKTGDSNTNIGKPLANITCYVLDPYLEPVAVGAFGELYIGGVGLARGYLNRPGLTSVRFIANPFACEDDLTNGHTRLYKTGDLVRWLDNGDLQYVGRTDFQVKIRGYRIELSGVEQALTSQAQVKQAVVVAQTRPGAEQSQYLAAYYVPSQEAQQTLLSTHTKDAVEAWKGLYQSAYERDTAEDKTFDIAGWESSFTGQPILESGMREWVAATIERITALEPKHILEIGCGTGLLLYPLLDVCEHYTATDFSEAAISRLKKTVVALGKADKITGLVCDADAVGTLCRDTSVDTVVINSVVQYFPGLAYFEQVLEDAISCIQDHGTIFIGDVRDHRLLESFHFAVQAYLAPESRLGEAQKRARWLAYRDKELLLNPEYFIKLTTDHPAVSHVQILPKRGDANHEMNRFRYDVILKIDRAPAKSIPVLTLPRFSYSQSENLSSWLQDHMSGGGLIIDGYPNKRVWANCQALYQEGAAPSLTRVSEVLTTVDFKADGILDIEALHSFARDNHQSLEIFLDPRSGKADQFTLLFRPLKETEVQEIFTDHLFEHITTSDQLFSNIPYTAQRAELTQTLRAALSSTFPDYMVPSIFVELNAIPLTVNGKLDRKALPAPEVVLSEEAYSAPRSDVERQLSSIWSQVLGLVRIGVNTNFFKVGGDSIQAIRLVTQINSQFRLQLTVATVFEYPTISKLAERLDVGVDEPLRSGLPLARKDINRIEGFPPPQKGTPETLKDDSTVLLTGATGFLGRYLLRDLLATTNTKVKCLVRGDTPEHARTRLLTALSSVEPKHLSAITLQRIEVINGDFSEPKLNLSDSLWNQLCEETDLILHNGAEVNTVKPYSSLRCPNVISLYNLLSLMTEGRPKKLHFISTMGVFAGIASGKVEETTSLSDHPPMNTGYALSKWVCEQILAQARERGFNVNWHRPGLIIGDSNTGYYDARNSGTAFIQLAKEVRAVPDLPAGIIWINVNRASSMILEAVFEDKEVQMPTHIFEYSAPTAETVVEAARRAGLNLQPVKWKWWYKRVQKQVRKTPNHPATWFVSQFLDPNRNVQKDTADTHEKLTIGPMGTVFIDGQISSRHGPKVDNDMVGQLVEPIRWRLMH, from the coding sequence TTGTCTTATCAGCAAGAGCGCCTCTGGTTTTTAGATCAGTTCGATAAGAACGCGGGTACTGCCTATCATGTGGAACCAATATTCCATCTGAAAGGTAACCTTGACTTAAGAGCTTTGGAAAAAGCGCTGCTAAAGCTAGTTGTCCGTCATGAGAGTTTGAGAACAGTTTTCATCGCTGGTGAGGATGGAGTACCTCACCAGAAGATCATATCTCCCACTACTGCAAATTTCAGTCTGGAGATTCAAGAAGACTTTTCTGGAAATAAAGAGGGAATAAAAGCTCGCATCAGCGGTCTACTGGCTCGTCCGATTGATTTGGAGACAGGCCCAGTTTTCAGGGCGACTGTTATAAAACTATTTGATGGATCTCACCTTCTAATAATTGGAGGCCACCACATCATTTTAGATGGCTGGTCTTTGGACGTTTTATATTCTGAATTAGAAGCGCTTTATGAAGAGGAGCTGGGCGGGCAGAAGGCAAATATTTTAGATTTACCTATGCACTATGCCGATTACGCAGTGTGGCAACGAAGGACATATTCAGGGAAAGAGATAAAACAGGATATCGAATGGTGGAAAGAGGAGTTACAAGGACTACCTTCTACAATCAATCTACCAGTTGACAGGCAGCGACCTAGCGCAATGAACTATCAAGGCGGCGCTGTTCCAATCTCTATTCCAACTGAGATAATAGAAGAAGCAAAGAAGTTAAGTCAGCGAGCTGATGCAACTCTGTTTATGGTTATTGAAACAGTGTTTGCTGTTTTACTATCCCGTCTTGGCGCTGGAGATGATTTTGTACTGGGTACTGCGGTCGCAGGGCGATCGCAGACAGATCTAGAAAGACTTTGTGGCTTCTTCGTCAACACAGTTGCCCTTCGCCAACGGATAAATCTAGACCGAACTGTATTTCAGCAATTGCAATTAAACCGAGAAATAACTCTTGATGCGTTCTCACATTCTGAAATTCCCTTTGAAGCCATAGTTGATGCTATTGCACCCGATCGCTCAATGGGACACGCACCTATTATTCAAGTTTTATGCGTTCTACAAAATACGCCAGAGGGTGAAGGCGACATAAGATTGCGCGACCTTTCGGCTTGCGCCTACCGAGAAACTCCAGTTGAAAAAATAAAATTTGAACTTTGTCTAGAGTTAACGGAAACTGTCGAAGGATTGATTGGTGAGCTAACGTACTCGTCTCAGTTGTTTAACGCAAGCACTGCGCAACATATTGGTTCTATGTTCGAGAACTTCTTTGCGGCAATGGTCAGCAGTACACAAACTGAGTTGTGGGAGCTCCCATTACTGGGAGAGGAAGAAATAGAACTGGTCACCTCAACCTTCAATATTGCGAAAATGGATCAAGCTCCTGCCGCAAATATTACTAGCCTATTAGTAAAACAAGCCCACATGAGACCGGATTCAATAGCGCTTTTAGAAGGAGAGAAGAGCCTAACCTATGCGCAACTGGATGAGGACTCTGACCATCTGGCTCAGTACTTACTTGGTTTGGCAGTCGGACCTGAAATGGTTGTCGGAGTTTGTTTACAAAGGTCAGTAGACCTAATTACGACGCTCTTTGCTCTGTTTAAAATAGGAGGGGGGTATATGCCCCTTGATCCTGACTACCCTGCGGAACGTCTCAACTTCATGGTGTCGGATGTTGCAGCGAAAGTAATCGTGACAGCCAGCCCTTTTATTGAGAAACTGAGGCCTGCGATAAAAGGTCTGAACACTACGTTTATTTGTTTAGATGCGCCGGAGGTTAGTTTTAAGATTAGTTCAAATTACGCGTTTGTACCTGCGCATCAGAAACCGATCGTTTCACCGGATAACCTCGCATACGTAATTTATACATCCGGCTCCACAGGGAGGCCAAAGGGGGTTGCGGTAAATCACCAGTGCGCTGTGCAGCTTGCAAAATTCCAAGGGGAAGACTTTCTTGGTGGCAAAGCGTTGAGGGTTGGCTGGTTTGCATCCATTGGGTTTGATGCATCAATATCGGAAGTTTTAATGACATTTTGGTGTGGAGGTAGCCTGATTACTATTCCCAACGAAGTCCGAAACAGCGGCAGAGACGTTATTGAGTTTATTGATAGTCACAGAATTGAGGCCATTACTCTCCCTCCACTTTTTTTAAAGGATATCGTTAAAGCTAAACCATCTGGGCTGGAGTGCTTAGTAAACGCAGGGGATATAGCGCCGCCAGATGCTTCCAAACAGGCAGCAGAACTATTTGATTACATAAATGCCTATGGCCCAACGGAAAATACTGTTTGCGCAACTCGATTTCGAGTGCCACAAGATTTTGTAGGTGGCTCTGTCCCAATAGGATCGCCTATTTCCGGCACAGAAGCTTATGTCGTGGATGAGCATCTCCAACTGCTTCCTCTTGGTGTGCTAGGTGAACTCGTAGTCGGAGGACTTCAAGTTTCCCGCGGTTATGTAGGGCGATCAGGGTTGACTGCGGAGAGGTTCATTGCAGATCCATTTTCTGGAAGGGCGGGTGCCAGATTATATAAGACCGGAGATCTAGTCCGCTGGCTTGATAATGGCGACCTACAATATGTCGGCCGCTCCGACTTTCATGTCAAAATCCGCGGATACCGCATTGAGCTGGGTGAGATCGAACAGGCCCTGACCTCGCAGCCGCAAGTCAAACAGGCCTTGGTCGTAGTCCATACCCGTACTGGGTCGGAACAATACCAGTATCTGGTTGCCTACTATGTACCCTCAGATCCCGCATGCGATGGGGCAGACTTTGATGACACTTTACGCAAAGTCCTGTCTTCAACCCTTCCAGAGTATATGGTGCCCAGTGTATTTATCAAACTGATGGCCTTACCACTGACGGTCAGCGGAAAGCTGGACCGTAAGGCCCTTCCCGATCCAGAGACGGCCTTGAGTAAAGAGGCGTATGTTGCGCCGAAAAATGATCTGGAACGCCAGCTTTGTAACATATGGATGCAGGTGCTTGGGTTGAAACGTATCAGCGTAAACACAGGCTTCTTCAAAATTGGCGGCAACTCTATTCAAGCTATCCGGCTGGTGACACGGATTAATCAAGAACTTGGGCATCAACTGACAGTGGCAGCGATTTTTGAACATCGCACGATCGCGGCTTTGGCTGAAGCTCTAGGCCACACGTCAAGAGCCCAACTAGTCATCCCGAAGGCCGCCGAGAAGGCGCAGTATCCCCTGTCCTTTGCCCAAGAGCGTCTGTGGTTTATTGACCAGTATGAGGGAGGCATAAGCGCCTATCATTCCCCTAGGCTGTTCCGTCTGTCGGAAACGGTGAACTGTACCGCCTTAAAAGTCAGTCTTGCTGCCATAGTTGCCCGCCACGAAGCCTTGCACAGCCATTTTATAAAAGATGCTGACGGGACCTATTATCAGAAAGTTTGCCAAGCTCCTTTCTTAGTAAATGAACATTTTTTGGAGGAAACTGAATGGGAAGACGCCCTCAAAGGCGCGATCTACCAGACCTTCGACCTTGAGAGAGAGCCTCCAATCCGGGCTACTATCTATACTGTCGGCGAGCAGGCCTATCTTCTAGTGGTCTTACACCACGTGGCGTTTGATGGCTGGTCCAGTCAGGTCCTCTTGAACGATCTTGCCCTATTCTACCACCACTACGTCCATGGGGCCCCACTGAAACTTCTGAAACTGACGATCCAATATAAGGACTTTGCTGTCTGGCAGCGCGGCTACCTGTCGGGTGAGCGCCTTCACACCCAACTGACCTACTGGAAAGAGCGTCTGGCCGGCTATGAGACGCTTGCCTTCCCAACGGACTTTCCGCGCCCTGCCCAGTTTGACTACAAGGGGGATGCAGTAACCTTTGCGCTGGATGCGGGCTTGTCGACAAAACTTCGAGCACTGGCTAAGGCGCGAAGGGTCAGTCTCGACACGTTGCTACGCAGTGCCTACGCAGTGCTGCTCAGCCGTACCAGCGGACAGAGCGATATTGTATTTGGCGCGGCCACAGCAAACCGGCACTACCCGCAGGTGGAAAACCTGATCGGTTTTTTCGTCAACACGCTTGCATTGCGGGTACAGGTGGCGGGGCGGCAGTCGTTTTCAGATCTGCTGCAAACTGTACATCTGTATTTAAGTGAAGCCCAGCACTATCAGGATATCCCGTTTGAACTGCTGGTCAGTGCTCTGGAAGTTGAACGGGACCGCAGCCGTCATCCCATTTTTCAACACAGTTTTAGCCTGCAAAGTTTCCCCGGAAAGCAAATCGAAGGAGTAGAGCCCGTATCCTTGTACGACACGTTCAAGCGCGCGTTGTTCGACCTGAGTCTGTTTATGGATGCAAGTCTGGAGGCGATCACAGGGCGGATCGAATATGCGACCAGTCTGTTCACACAGGCTAGGATCAAGCGTTTTACTGAGCACTTTAAAATTCTGCTCACTGGCATCGTTGCAGCGCCGGAGCTACCGGTTTCTGATTATACGCTGCTGCCATCGCGAGAATACGATCTGGTGGTACGCGACTGGAACCAAACACACGCTCAGTACCCCAAAGACAAGACTTTGACTGATCTGTTTGAGGCGCAAGTTCTAAGAACGCCGGAACGTATTGCCGTGGCGTTTGAAGACGAAGCACTCACTTACCTCGAGCTGAATGCTCGGGCAAATCAACTGGCCCACGCCATCTGCCGGGACTATCAAGCTCACGCTGGGGAGCCGCTTCGCCCTGACACCTTGATCGCACTTTTTCTGGAGCGCGGTCTGGGGAACGTAGTCAGTATTCTAGCGGTGCTCAAGGCCGGGGGAGCTTATCTTCCAATTGATCCGGACTATCCCAAGGCTCGGGCTTGTTTCATGTTGACAGACAGCCGTGTCCCGCTGCTGCTCACGCAACTGTGTCATGCCCCAAAGTTGAGGGTCTGGATAGAGGAGATGAGCAAGCCACCGCGCATAATCGCGATAGACGACAAGCACGCACTTGAGGAGTGTTGCTGCGCCAACTTGGGGTTAATCAGCGGTCCGCAAAACCTTGCCTATGTAATCTACACATCAGGTACAACCGGAAAACCCAAGGGAGTCATGGTAGCACAGCAATCGGTTATTAACCTTGCCCAAAATGAAACATCTACCCTCGGTCTGGTAGGGAATGACCATGTGCTGCAATATGCCTCGTTTGGTTTTGACGCATCTGTTTCTGAATTATTTGCCCCATTAGTAACCGGTTCCTCTTTGTATATTTGTCCAAAAGTATTGCAGGCTGAGAATATTAAGTTTTCAGAGTATCTGGTTAACAACAAAATTACACTGGCTACAGTCCCACCCCAATTACTTAAAGTACTGTCGCATCGCGAAATTCCAGAATTGAAGACTTTGGTAATTGCGGGAGAGGCCTGCGAACTATCAGTGATGAAGTTCTGGTCAAAGGGGCGAACCCTGATCAACGCGTACGGGCCGACGGAAAGCACTGTTTGCGCATCGAGGCATCCCTATAAAACTGGCGACAGCAATACCAACATCGGCAAACCTTTGGCCAATATCACTTGCTATGTACTCGACCCTTATCTTGAGCCGGTTGCTGTTGGCGCATTTGGGGAGCTTTACATTGGCGGGGTCGGTCTGGCCCGAGGATATCTGAACCGTCCAGGCTTGACCAGCGTACGCTTTATTGCCAATCCCTTTGCTTGTGAAGACGACCTCACCAATGGCCACACCCGGCTGTATAAAACCGGTGATCTGGTCCGCTGGCTCGACAACGGAGACTTACAGTATGTTGGCCGCACAGATTTTCAGGTCAAGATCCGAGGATATCGCATTGAGCTGAGTGGAGTCGAACAGGCCCTGACTTCACAGGCGCAAGTCAAACAAGCGGTGGTTGTGGCCCAGACTCGCCCGGGAGCGGAGCAAAGCCAGTATCTGGCGGCGTACTATGTGCCCTCGCAAGAGGCACAACAGACACTGCTCAGCACCCATACCAAAGACGCTGTTGAGGCTTGGAAAGGACTGTATCAATCAGCCTATGAACGAGATACAGCGGAGGACAAAACCTTTGACATTGCTGGCTGGGAAAGCTCGTTTACAGGCCAACCCATCCTGGAAAGTGGGATGAGGGAGTGGGTAGCGGCAACGATTGAACGCATCACAGCACTTGAGCCAAAGCATATTCTGGAAATCGGCTGTGGTACGGGGTTGTTGCTTTACCCACTGCTAGACGTATGCGAGCACTATACAGCCACGGATTTTTCCGAAGCTGCAATCTCTCGGCTTAAGAAAACGGTTGTCGCACTTGGCAAAGCCGACAAGATCACCGGACTTGTGTGCGATGCGGACGCAGTTGGCACGCTGTGTAGAGATACTTCAGTCGATACTGTAGTTATAAATTCGGTCGTACAGTACTTCCCCGGCCTAGCTTATTTCGAGCAGGTATTGGAAGATGCAATCAGTTGCATTCAAGACCATGGAACAATCTTTATTGGCGATGTGCGTGACCACCGCCTGCTGGAGAGCTTCCACTTCGCAGTTCAGGCGTATCTGGCCCCCGAATCCCGATTGGGTGAGGCCCAAAAACGGGCCCGCTGGTTGGCCTATCGAGATAAGGAACTCCTGCTTAACCCTGAGTATTTTATCAAACTCACCACAGATCATCCTGCTGTTTCACATGTCCAAATCTTGCCCAAGCGCGGGGACGCAAACCATGAGATGAACCGGTTCCGCTACGATGTCATCCTCAAGATTGATCGGGCACCTGCCAAATCTATACCAGTCCTGACACTTCCCCGCTTCAGCTATTCGCAGAGTGAAAACCTTAGCTCTTGGTTGCAAGATCACATGTCTGGAGGCGGTCTGATCATTGATGGTTATCCCAACAAACGGGTCTGGGCTAATTGTCAAGCATTATATCAAGAAGGGGCCGCACCCAGTTTGACGCGGGTATCCGAGGTTCTGACAACTGTAGACTTTAAGGCTGATGGTATTCTGGACATTGAGGCTTTACATAGTTTTGCAAGGGACAATCACCAGAGTCTGGAGATATTCCTGGATCCTCGGTCTGGAAAAGCAGATCAATTTACACTCCTGTTCCGCCCACTCAAAGAAACGGAGGTGCAGGAAATCTTCACTGACCATCTGTTTGAGCATATCACCACCTCGGATCAGCTCTTCAGCAACATTCCTTACACAGCACAGCGGGCTGAACTTACCCAAACCCTACGCGCAGCCCTGTCCTCAACTTTTCCCGACTACATGGTGCCAAGTATTTTTGTCGAGCTGAATGCGATACCATTAACGGTCAACGGCAAGCTGGACCGTAAGGCACTTCCTGCGCCAGAGGTAGTCTTAAGTGAAGAGGCGTATTCCGCACCACGCAGTGATGTGGAGCGTCAACTCAGCTCCATCTGGTCGCAGGTACTCGGCTTGGTGAGGATCGGGGTGAATACAAACTTCTTCAAAGTTGGCGGCGACTCTATTCAAGCTATCCGGCTGGTGACACAAATTAATAGCCAATTTAGGCTCCAGTTGACCGTGGCAACAGTATTTGAATATCCAACTATTTCAAAGCTTGCAGAAAGACTGGATGTTGGTGTTGATGAGCCATTAAGGTCTGGTCTTCCTCTTGCCCGAAAGGACATCAACCGTATTGAAGGCTTCCCTCCTCCGCAAAAAGGAACTCCAGAAACATTAAAAGATGATAGCACCGTTTTACTTACAGGAGCTACGGGATTTCTTGGCCGCTACCTACTACGAGACTTATTGGCTACGACGAATACAAAGGTAAAATGCCTGGTGCGAGGAGACACTCCAGAACACGCAAGAACTCGCCTTCTCACTGCTTTGTCGAGTGTCGAACCTAAACACTTATCTGCCATAACACTTCAGCGAATTGAGGTCATCAATGGAGATTTTTCGGAGCCCAAACTCAATTTATCAGATTCGCTTTGGAACCAGCTCTGCGAAGAAACAGACCTTATATTGCACAATGGAGCAGAGGTGAACACTGTAAAGCCCTATTCTTCACTGCGCTGCCCCAATGTGATCAGTCTTTATAACCTGCTCTCACTCATGACAGAAGGTCGTCCTAAGAAGTTACACTTTATCTCAACGATGGGTGTGTTTGCCGGTATTGCATCAGGTAAGGTTGAGGAAACAACTTCCCTATCTGACCATCCCCCAATGAATACGGGTTATGCTCTATCAAAATGGGTTTGTGAGCAAATACTCGCTCAGGCTAGGGAACGTGGCTTTAATGTTAACTGGCACCGTCCTGGCCTGATCATTGGCGATTCTAATACGGGTTATTATGATGCCCGGAACTCTGGAACAGCATTTATTCAGTTAGCCAAAGAAGTTAGAGCGGTTCCAGACTTACCGGCTGGTATTATTTGGATTAACGTGAACCGGGCTTCCTCGATGATCTTGGAGGCCGTGTTTGAAGATAAAGAAGTTCAAATGCCAACCCATATCTTTGAGTATTCTGCTCCAACGGCTGAAACTGTCGTTGAAGCCGCACGTAGGGCAGGACTAAACCTGCAACCGGTGAAATGGAAATGGTGGTACAAGCGTGTTCAAAAACAGGTACGAAAAACGCCAAACCATCCAGCTACATGGTTCGTGTCGCAGTTCCTTGACCCAAATCGTAATGTTCAAAAAGACACCGCAGACACTCACGAGAAACTAACTATTGGACCTATGGGTACAGTGTTTATTGATGGTCAAATTTCATCACGGCATGGACCAAAGGTGGATAACGACATGGTAGGCCAACTAGTTGAACCCATACGTTGGCGGTTAATGCACTGA